From the genome of bacterium:
GTCATCTGAATGTAGGCATCATCAAAGAGACCGGGGATGGACGCGGCCGCTTCGCGACGAGACGATGAATCATCGGGAGCGGAGGCAGCCTCGGAACCCACCTGCGCGAGCGCGAGTTCGGCACGAGCGAGCTCCGCTTCCGCATCGCGTACGTTCCGCCGTGCTTCCACATCATCAATGCGGACGATAACCGCACCCTCTTCGACAAAATCGCCCACACGCCCGACGACTTCCTCGACGAGTCCGCCTGCCCGTGATGAGAGCGAGAGTTCGCGCGCCGGCACCGTATCCCCATCAGCGATAACGCCCGCAATCGCTGCAGGCGGCATATCCCCTTCGAGGGAGAACGGCAGCATCGCGACCAGCGAATTCCGGAACTCTCCCGGAGTCGATACGCCCATGGCGACACCGAAGCTCGCAAGGATGAGAAGGAGCCCTGCAATCGCCACCGAGGCGCGCACGCCACCGGCCGCAACCGCCGCTGATTGCGTGTGATGCGTACGGAAATTATTCCATCGATCACGTACGGAGGTCTTCGTCGTATTCAGTAATTCAGTCAGATTCGATCGTTTCATCCATGACGGCATACCTACTATTTTCATGCGCAATCTATAGCGTGGCAAGGAGAATTCCGCATGAAGCCATCATTCAGCGGGACTGTAAATGATTCCGTGCGCATGATTCGCTCCCGGAGCGCGCACGCATTCACGGCAGTCTAATCTCATCAATCTAGAGTACGTACGTCGCGCATTACTAGCATCTAAGCGCCCAAATGGCGCATTACGACGATATGCATTCGAAACACTATTCAGAAGATTATAAGGATATATTCCTCGCACTCGGGATCCTCACCGCGGCGATCCTTGCCTTGGGCGCTACCACCGCCTACGCGGATACCAACGACCAGGACTGGGAGAATCGTGACGAGGCACGGAATATCGATGTGCAGCTCTCGGGGTCGAAGGAGGTACCTTCGGTCAATACCGATACCACGGGACGATACTGGCTCGACTTCGACAAAGACGGCTCCGACATGACCAGTCGGCTTGATGTCTACGACGGAGATGAAATCACCGCCGCCCACCTCCATTGCGCGGAGCCGGGCGAGAACGGTCCTCCCGTCGTGACGCTGTTCGAAGACTCGAACGGCACTGACGTGGATGGCCAGCTCGTCAGCGGCTCGATCGATGATACCGATATCGATGACGCGAACTGCCAGTCGGAGATCGGCTATGACATCGACAATGTTCAGGACCTTGCCCGCGTTATCAATGACGGCAAGATCTATGTGAACGTGCACTCACAGGCACGCCCTGAAGGACTGATCCGCGCGGATCTTCCGGAAGGTCAGCGCAATGACGATAATGGTCATGGCGGCTGGAATGGATCAGATGATCACGGCTGGGATTCCAATGATCACGGCTGGAAGGACGATGACCGTGACGGAAAGAACGACTGGTACAAGGATCATGATGGTTCCTGGAAGGACAGCTGCAATGACTGGAGCGATGACAATCACGACGGCAGGCATGACTGGAACAACAAGGAATGGGATCGATGGGAGAAGGATCGATCTGGTTCATGGGATAACAATTCCCACTCCTGGAATGATTCGAAGGATGATCACCATGACTACGATTGGAAGGATTCTGATCATCAGAAGAACAATAACCATGACTGGGACAACCAGAATGACCACGAATGGAAGCACGGAAAGAATGACTGGAATTCCAACGAAAACGATGGTCGTGATGGGAAGGACGGCAACGATGGCCACGACGGCTACAGCAACAACCGGAAGGATGATGGGAACCGATGGGGTGGAAACGATTCGCACACATCGGATCGCATCCTCTCCGACATCAGCGCGCGACTCGGTGTCCGACTCGGTCGCTAGATTGCAACGCAAACCGCCCCGCAAACGGGGCGGTTTCGTTATGCGTGCTCTTCGAGAACCTTCATATACACCGCTTCGTAGCCGTCGGCCATCTTTGTGGCGCTGAAATTCGTGAGCGCCCTCTCTCGACAGACCGCACGATCGATATTGCCGATATTCTCGACCGCCTCGATCATCGTGTCGAGATCCTGCACGACGAATCCGGTCACCCCCGTATCGATGATTTCCGGGATCGAGCCTTTATCAAAGGCCACGACCGGGCACCCCGTCGCCATGGCTTCGATCAGCGTGAGTCCGAACGGCTCCCGCCAGGTGACCGGATGCAGGAAGCAGCGTGCGTTCATCATGAGCTTGTTGCGCTCTTCCTCATTCACCTCTCCGATCCACTGGATGCGATCGCTCAGGCGCGGCTCGATATATTCCTTGAAATACAGCTGATCCTGCGGATCCACCTTTGCGGCAATGATGAGCGGTAGATCCAATTGCTGCGCGACCTCGATCGCGAAGTGCACACCCTTCTCCTGCGAGATGCGGCCGACATAGAGGAGATACTCCCCCATTTCTTCTCCGAACGGATAATCATCCATCGGCAAGCCGTTGTAGACGGTCCCCGCATGATTGAGACTCGGCAGGCTGTACATCTGCGCCTCGGAGATGGTTACGATATGCGGCCCATGCAGCGTTTGGAAAAGCTTTTTCGTTTCTGCATTGAATGCCCCATGCATCGTCATGACGACCGGAGTGGTCGCAAGATTCGCGATAGGAAGGCTTACCGGCGCGAGATGATCGTGGATGATATCGAACTCATCCTGCAGTTCGTAGGCGAGACCGAGGTTAAGAAGCGTCCACGGATTCAGTCCATAGATATCTTTCATCTTCGCCTCGCGGATCCCGCGGGGATAGACGCTTTCAAGCTTGGCTGATGTGAGCGAATCCCCGCTCGCGAACAGGGTCACCTCATGTCCACGCTTCACCAACTCCTCCGTGAGGGCATGGACCATGCGTTCGGTCCCCCCGTATTTCTTGGGAGGTACCCGCTCGACGATCGGGGATATCTGCGCGATGCGCATTTGCCTAAGTGTACGGATGTAAGATGAAAACTGGCTGAGCTTGCAGTAGTAAAAAACCTATGTTATAGTAACGACGGCTTCGCGACGGGTTTCCCTCCCCGCCAAAACGCGAGCCGTGCTGCCCCAGGATCACCTCCCCCGTGATCCTGGGGTTTTCTTTTTACGCGCGCCGTGCCGCCTGTGCTTTTTTGATATTCGCCTTCTGCGCCCTTCGCATGGCGGGAGTCGGCTTCGCTGCTTCCGGCACGTTCCTTGCCGGGTGTGCGCGGAAAATATCGCCCTTCACATGGTATATGTGACCGCTCAGGCTTTTGAGGACAGAACGTGCTTTCTTATCGGTGATGATGAGATGCCCGTTCTTTACGTGAGCATCTTCCTTGGAAATGAGCCACGAGACCGTGTCCCATGAGCCGCTGGATCGTCGTCCGGTTAACCGCTCAAGTCCACCCTTCTCTCCCACATCCTGCACACGGAAACTCGTGAAGTCATTCTTATCCCGCACCACGATCCGATAGAATTTTCCCCCTCCGGTCGAACTGGGTTTCTTGCGGGCCCTCCCTTGCGGCTGCGCGAGCGTGCGCTGCCGTTTCGTCATCCCTCTCCATGCAGCCTGCGCTTTCTTGATGTTCTTCTTCGCGGCCGCGCTCTGCTTTTTCGTTGCCATAGCGAATACATGAACTCATAATGCACCCACTATAGCACTCGAGGACGCCTGTAATGAACGTGACGCACGCAACCGGCTTACCCGCGCACGTACGCGAGAAGCGGTTCAAGATTCTGTTTCTTCACGCCGTCGAACGGCTTGAACCCTTCGTAGGCCGCCTTGTTCTCCGGTGTCCGATTGAAAAGGTATCTCAGATAGAGCATCGTCTGCGGGACGGCGACCAGGAAACGATCCTTGAGATCGAGATCCATCGCCCTGCCGAGAAGGCCGAAATGGACGATCTTCTCGCGGATATCCGCAGGGACATTATCGGTATAGAACTTCTCCTCCGCCGGTCCCGGACCGGCTCCCGAGACGGTAAAAAGGATCACCTCCTTGTTCCGCAGCACGTTCCATTCATCGAGGAGGAATTTCACGCCGACGATCTTCCCCATATGCAGATAGCCGCCGATGATGACGCGATCAAAACGCGCGAGATCGGTCACCGCTATATCGGAGACATGCTTCAATTCCGCACCGATTTCAGCGGCGACCCATTCCGCATACTGTTTCGTCGATCCGTATTTACTCTCGTACACGACGAGCGTAGCCATATCATTCCTCTCCTTCCATCTCCGCCAGACGCGTGTAGTAATCGGGCAATTCCTTCAGATGGGCCAGAGCGATCTTGCCGGTTGTCGTAAGATCATCGTCCGTCACGTTCGTCTGCGGGTCGCGCGCTCCGTGCTCGAGCTCGACGGCAAGGCCGAGGCGGAACTGTTCGAGGTCGACGACGGTCCAATCGATACCGATACCCTCCCCGATGGTTCGCGCTTCGTCTGCAGTGAATTCACGCTTCATAATCACTTCTTGAATATCTGGTAGCCGCCGAGGAGTCCGAGCGCGGCGGTCGCTATCACGATGGAGACCGAAGGATCGATCATGGCGCTCCCGAGGACGAGGATGGCGGCCAATATCGAGAGTATGCCGTGATGCTTATCGCTCATACCGTCAGCGGGATATCGATGATCACGTTCTCGGTTCCCGATGCATTCGTCGTGTAATCCGCCCAACGGACCGACTTCGGTTGGATCCAGATGATCGCCGTCGCATCATTATCGAGCTTCGTGATGGGTGCGTAATACCGGCTGTTCGACGTGAGGGCTTTCATGAGATCCATCCCATGTGCGCCGATCTCCTCCGGATGCTGCAGCGCGCTCGCGACACCCTCGATCTGGATGGTCTGCGGAACATCCTGGCGCCCTACCGTGAATGCGACCGCAGGATGTTCCTGCAGGTTCGCGAATTTCCTGCTTGTCTTGAGGGTGACAAAAAAGATATTGAACGCGTCATCTGCCACGTAGTAGATCGCGCTGCCATGCGGCTTGTCGTCCGATGTGACCGTAGAAAGCACTCCGGCCTGATGCTCCTTGAGGAAAGCGAGCGCTGCGGTTCGCGCGTCTGCCATACGATTATTCTACCACCAAACGGCCGCCCTCGATCTTCGCGCGAAGCGTTATTCCCACGGAAGGCTGTACCGCCATCGGTTCATCTGGTTTGCGATCAGCGTAGTTGACGATCACTTTTCCGTCCTGGATCTCGGTGGACTGTGGCGCCACGCGATCCCCGAGAAGTATGCCGTTGGTGCCGCGATACCCTTCACCATCCTTGAGTGCCGCAACGACGTACACGAACGTGCCGCTTCCCCCGCCGTTCTGGATAAGGATGAATGCGCTGTCTTCGTCGCCATCACCGTCGAGATCACCCTTCGCTTCGTTGCCGAAATATGCCGTGATCGTCTTGGATGTCGGCGTGTCCTCCACGATGGAGTTACCGTCGGTGAGCGTCACCTGCTTTTCCTGGATCTCGTAGGTCGCGTTCTTAGGGGTGCTCGCGAGCGGTTCGTGCCCGCCCGCGGGCGGCGCACTGTAGAGATAAAACCCGACGCCGATGATGATAAGGATCAAGAGACCGAAGATGAAACGTAGCATGGTGGTTTTATAAATCTTGAAGGACTTGTAAATCTCCGGCTTCGATCATGCTCGTATACGAGCTCATTGCTTTCGGCACGGCATAGATGAGGCCGAAGAGCGGCAACACGAGTAACACGATGGTCACCCAGAACATGATCTGCATATAGCGACGCGTGGCGAGCACTGCTTCCCTGATCTCTTCGATCTTTGCTTCCTGCTGCTGAAGCTTTTGCGCGAGCTCGGTATCCATAGCGACAAGTGTAGCAAGGATTGCCGTGAGAGATAAGAATACCTACGCCAAATCGGGCAGATCACGCGACGATCCGGAATCGTTTGTTCGGCGATCGCACTCCGGCTTCGAGCCGCACCTTCTGGACGGCGACGCCGAAATGCCGCGCAAGAAGCTCGCGCACGCGATCATTCGCACGGTTCTCTTCTGCCGGCTCTTTGACTGCTATCTCGAACTGCGTCGGTTTCAGCTCGAACGATTCCTTCCGTGCACCGGCACGGACTTTGACGCGTATGCTTTTCCCGCTATTCGGCATCCGGGTGGTGCTGGGACTCGGTGGTGTCGTGATGCTCAGCCTTGGTTGCATGAGCAGGTGCGTGCGGCGGCAGCGGCATGATGACGATCGCAAGGATGTACGCGATCACTCCCGGGAAGATGCCCGTGAAGATGACGATGAGCATCCAGAAGAGGCGCAGGAGCGTCGCGTCGATATTGAAATACTCGGCGATGCCGCCGCAGACGCCCGCAAGGAGCTTGTTCGAAGTACTGCGATAGAGCTTCTTCTCCAACATATCTGCATGCTACCACCGGCTGGAACATAAGAAAACCCCGAGCGATTTCTCGCTCGGGGGTATGTCATGCCGCTTTCACGGCTCGCAGGCCGCCGCGCAGCAGCGCACGCTCATCTTCCGTGAACAATGACGCCATCTCGCGGACATGCCTGATGAGAGCCTTGTCGTCGGAGCTGAGGATCAGCCTGATGAGCATCTCGCGATACGCATCGTTATAGCGACGGAGCCGTCGTCGCTTCCAACGCTCTCGTGCTTCGTGCGGGAACGTGGCCCCGACACTGCGCAGAAGCTCCCACGTACGCGAGAACGACTCGCGATCAAGCGACGGGTGCCGCAGCCCGCTTTTGAGCAACGTCATCCGGCCGGCCCGCGTCGCCCCGATCGTCGGCGTGTCGGCATCGCCGAAGACGAAAAACGCCTTGAGTGCGGCTTCGGCGTCACCGAGCCGGGTGAGCACCTGCACGAAGCGTTCGGGAGCCATCTGGACGAGCGCAAGGGCGACCATCTCCTTCAGATAGCGTTTCGACTGGTCGGAGGTGTCGCCGGAGTCGTAGTTACGACGATAGAAATCAGCGGCATGATGCCCGCCATATTTCTCGAGCAACTCGACTCCCTTCTTCGAGAACAGCATTAAAGAACTCCTTTGGCTGTTTCGCTGCATCTGCAGCAGCAAGTAAAATACAATGTATATTGAGGAACGTCAACTACGCGACCGTCTCCGCACTGTAGCGCGCGATGAGGCCGGTGCGCACTGCGCGTCGGTAGACGCTCACGAAGAATGCGTATGAGAGCGCGATATAAAAGACGCCGAGAATAGAGCCGATGACGAGCGCGCCCGATTCGATCCCCTTCCCCGCAACGACCGCACGGACACCGTCGAACACATACGTCGGCGGGAGCGCTTTACCGATGAGCTGCATCCAGTGCGGCAGCGTTTCGATCGGATAGAAGACGCCGACGAATGGCGCGACGATGGCCGGCAGCGGCCAGATGAACCACTCCGCCGATGGACCGAAACGCAAAACCAATGCGACGCCGAAGATGCCGAGCGCCACACCTGAGAGGAATAGAACAAGGAGGAACGGGAGCGAAAGGAGTCCGTACGAGGTGATCGTGAATCCGAACAGGAATCCGCCGGCGATCAGCATGCCGATGAATCCGATCGCGCTCGTCCCCACCGTCGAGACCACCATGCCAGAGACGTATTCACGGATGGAAAGCGGTGAAGCGAACATATTGAGGAAGTTGCGCGACCACACATCCTCGAAGAACGTCATAGTCACACCCGTCATGACGCGGGAGAGGAAATCCCAGAGGATGATGGCGCCGAGAAGGACCGGAATGAGATCGCCTCCCGGAGATACTTCGTTCAGGTATTTACTGATGAACCCCCAGAGCACGATGTCGAGGAACGGCCAGAGGAAGATCTGGAGTGTGCGCGTCGGATTATCCCTCGTGAGGTAGTACTGACGCAGTACGATGGCGAAGATGCGGGTCCAGCTCATATCAGTCGGAAAGAGAAAGCGGCTCGCGCGCGACGGTGATGAATAATTCCTCGAGATTCTTCTTGCCGCGCTGCGCCGGTAACTCACGCGGATTCCCTTCCAAGAGGATGTTTCCATGCGAGACGAAGAGCACGCGGTCGCACACATCGGTGACCTCATGCATGTTGTGCGAGGTCCACAGGACCGTTCCGCCTTTCGCGGCGTACTCGCGGATCTTCTCGCGCACGAGCTGCGCCGACGACGGATCGAGCGAGGCCGTCGGTTCATCCAGAAGAAGCAGCTGCGGCTCGTTAAGGAATGCCTTCGCGAGCGTGACGCGCGTCTGCTCACCCGAGGAAAGGACGCCTGCTTTCGTGTGCTCGAATTTTTTGAGATCCAACTCACGCATCACCGCTTCGATGCGGTCGCTCAGATGCTCGACCTCGTAGATACGCCCGAAGACATTGAGATTCTGTCGCACCGTGAGATTGCCGGGGAGCTGCGCATAGACTGCGGCGAAATTCGTGACTTTAAGCGCATTCGTGCGATCTCGCTGGACATCGTGACCGCCGATGGTGATCGAGCCTTCGCTCGGCTCCAAGATTCCGAGGATCATGCTGATCGTGGTCGTCTTACCCGCCCCATTCGGACCGAGGAGTCCCACGATCTCCCCCTTGGCGACCGAGAACGAGATGCCGGTAACGGCTTCCTTCTCGCCATAGCGTTTCTTCAGATCACGGACACGCAAGACTGACATCACGGGATTCTAGCGTCTTTTTGCTGACTGTACGAGCCTGAAATGATTCCCTGCGCCGAAGAGGAGTATGAGGATGATCGCAGCGAAATGCGGCAAGTGTCCGGTGAGTTCGATCGGTCCCAAGAGGAA
Proteins encoded in this window:
- a CDS encoding ABC transporter permease, translated to MSWTRIFAIVLRQYYLTRDNPTRTLQIFLWPFLDIVLWGFISKYLNEVSPGGDLIPVLLGAIILWDFLSRVMTGVTMTFFEDVWSRNFLNMFASPLSIREYVSGMVVSTVGTSAIGFIGMLIAGGFLFGFTITSYGLLSLPFLLVLFLSGVALGIFGVALVLRFGPSAEWFIWPLPAIVAPFVGVFYPIETLPHWMQLIGKALPPTYVFDGVRAVVAGKGIESGALVIGSILGVFYIALSYAFFVSVYRRAVRTGLIARYSAETVA
- the ccmA gene encoding heme ABC exporter ATP-binding protein CcmA, which gives rise to MSVLRVRDLKKRYGEKEAVTGISFSVAKGEIVGLLGPNGAGKTTTISMILGILEPSEGSITIGGHDVQRDRTNALKVTNFAAVYAQLPGNLTVRQNLNVFGRIYEVEHLSDRIEAVMRELDLKKFEHTKAGVLSSGEQTRVTLAKAFLNEPQLLLLDEPTASLDPSSAQLVREKIREYAAKGGTVLWTSHNMHEVTDVCDRVLFVSHGNILLEGNPRELPAQRGKKNLEELFITVAREPLSLSD
- a CDS encoding PspC domain-containing protein — its product is MEKKLYRSTSNKLLAGVCGGIAEYFNIDATLLRLFWMLIVIFTGIFPGVIAYILAIVIMPLPPHAPAHATKAEHHDTTESQHHPDAE
- a CDS encoding DUF167 domain-containing protein — encoded protein: MPNSGKSIRVKVRAGARKESFELKPTQFEIAVKEPAEENRANDRVRELLARHFGVAVQKVRLEAGVRSPNKRFRIVA
- a CDS encoding pyridoxamine 5'-phosphate oxidase family protein; translation: MADARTAALAFLKEHQAGVLSTVTSDDKPHGSAIYYVADDAFNIFFVTLKTSRKFANLQEHPAVAFTVGRQDVPQTIQIEGVASALQHPEEIGAHGMDLMKALTSNSRYYAPITKLDNDATAIIWIQPKSVRWADYTTNASGTENVIIDIPLTV
- a CDS encoding CHRD domain-containing protein, translated to MAHYDDMHSKHYSEDYKDIFLALGILTAAILALGATTAYADTNDQDWENRDEARNIDVQLSGSKEVPSVNTDTTGRYWLDFDKDGSDMTSRLDVYDGDEITAAHLHCAEPGENGPPVVTLFEDSNGTDVDGQLVSGSIDDTDIDDANCQSEIGYDIDNVQDLARVINDGKIYVNVHSQARPEGLIRADLPEGQRNDDNGHGGWNGSDDHGWDSNDHGWKDDDRDGKNDWYKDHDGSWKDSCNDWSDDNHDGRHDWNNKEWDRWEKDRSGSWDNNSHSWNDSKDDHHDYDWKDSDHQKNNNHDWDNQNDHEWKHGKNDWNSNENDGRDGKDGNDGHDGYSNNRKDDGNRWGGNDSHTSDRILSDISARLGVRLGR
- a CDS encoding glycosyltransferase family 4 protein, with protein sequence MRIAQISPIVERVPPKKYGGTERMVHALTEELVKRGHEVTLFASGDSLTSAKLESVYPRGIREAKMKDIYGLNPWTLLNLGLAYELQDEFDIIHDHLAPVSLPIANLATTPVVMTMHGAFNAETKKLFQTLHGPHIVTISEAQMYSLPSLNHAGTVYNGLPMDDYPFGEEMGEYLLYVGRISQEKGVHFAIEVAQQLDLPLIIAAKVDPQDQLYFKEYIEPRLSDRIQWIGEVNEEERNKLMMNARCFLHPVTWREPFGLTLIEAMATGCPVVAFDKGSIPEIIDTGVTGFVVQDLDTMIEAVENIGNIDRAVCRERALTNFSATKMADGYEAVYMKVLEEHA